A genomic region of Candidatus Eisenbacteria bacterium contains the following coding sequences:
- a CDS encoding EamA/RhaT family transporter, translating into MSPKGVARLQLCATAILFSIGGAGIKACALTSWQVAGFRSGFAALLILLVIPDSRRGWTWRTTLVGALYAATMILFVLANKLTTSANTIFLQSTAPLYVLLLGPWILKEKNRPSDLLVMVMVALGLALFFVGSEAPLRTAPAPLRGNLLAIASGLMWALTMMGMRWLGREERVGGGSAAPAVAAGNIIALLVCMPFALPVVGARPLDWGIVFGLGTVQIGLAYVLLTKAIRFVPAFEAMVILLLEPALNPIWAWLIHGERPGSLRLLGGGVILAATGLKTWMDSRGSAPREP; encoded by the coding sequence TTGAGCCCCAAAGGCGTGGCGCGACTCCAGCTCTGCGCCACGGCAATACTCTTCTCGATCGGTGGAGCCGGCATCAAGGCCTGTGCCCTGACCAGCTGGCAGGTCGCCGGGTTCCGCTCGGGATTCGCGGCGCTCCTGATTCTCCTGGTCATCCCCGATTCACGCCGCGGCTGGACGTGGCGCACGACCCTGGTCGGGGCGTTGTACGCCGCCACGATGATCCTCTTCGTGCTGGCCAACAAGCTCACGACCTCGGCCAACACGATCTTCCTTCAGTCGACCGCCCCACTCTACGTTCTCCTGCTCGGCCCGTGGATTCTCAAGGAGAAGAACCGGCCGTCCGATCTGCTGGTGATGGTGATGGTCGCGCTGGGACTCGCGCTCTTCTTCGTGGGAAGCGAGGCTCCGCTCCGGACCGCGCCGGCGCCGCTTCGCGGAAACCTCCTCGCGATCGCGTCCGGGCTCATGTGGGCGCTCACCATGATGGGAATGCGCTGGCTGGGACGCGAGGAGCGGGTGGGCGGCGGAAGCGCGGCGCCCGCCGTGGCGGCCGGAAATATCATCGCGCTCTTGGTCTGCATGCCGTTCGCTCTTCCGGTGGTGGGCGCGCGACCGCTCGATTGGGGAATCGTGTTCGGGCTCGGCACGGTGCAGATCGGTCTCGCCTACGTGCTCCTGACGAAGGCGATTCGGTTCGTCCCGGCATTCGAGGCGATGGTCATTCTCCTCTTGGAGCCGGCGCTGAATCCGATCTGGGCGTGGCTCATCCACGGCGAGCGGCCCGGATCGCTGCGGCTTCTGGGCGGCGGAGTGATCCTGGCCGCGACCGGCCTCAAGACGTGGATGGATTCCCGAGGTAGCGCACCACGAGAACCGTGA